A genomic stretch from Helianthus annuus cultivar XRQ/B chromosome 1, HanXRQr2.0-SUNRISE, whole genome shotgun sequence includes:
- the LOC110871708 gene encoding uncharacterized protein LOC110871708 isoform X2 produces MQRTVQLFCPSLSKAVQLVARDDQRLDLGSIARSFALDPATVKLNGHFISRGVDFIASSVTWKSLISFFSSRGLSTGTAGSAALVVDGKISKSGCKRANDPVNGITSTSDARYSNINRKPLFEDSNSKDVDSESNAFSLKRKQEDASCSLKRLKLDESGLGMKEHTWPSKTRFTCSFLGVNMKRRREDETVLPASCKKCR; encoded by the exons ATGCAGAGAACGGTGCAGCTATTCTGCCCGTCGTTATCCAAGGCGGTGCAGCTGGTGGCGCGTGACGATCAGAGGCTCGATCTCGGCTCTATTGCCCGCTCATTCGCCCTTGATCCTGCTACTGTCAAGTTAAACGGCCACTTCATTAGCAGAGGTGTCGACTTTATCGCTTCTTCCGTCACCTGGAAATCCTTAATTTCCTTTTTCTCTTCACGAGGACTCTCCACCGGTACTGCTGGCTCTGCCGCTCTCGTTGTTGATGGCAAGATATCGAAATCCGGTTGTAAAA GAGCAAACGATCCGGTGAACGGGATTACCAGCACAAGCGATGCGAGATACAGTAACATCAACAGAAAACCACTTTTTGAGGATTCAAACTCAAAAG ATGTTGATAGTGAAAGTAATGCATTCAGTTTGAAGAGAAAGCAAGAAGATGCAAGTTGTTCTCTTAAAAGGCTGAAATTAGACGAATCAG GTTTGGGAATGAAAGAACATACTTGGCCTTCCAAAACACGATTCACATGCAGTTTTCTTGGCGTAAATATGAAACGGAGGAGAGAGGATGAAACTGTTCTCCCAGCCTCTTGCAAAAAATGTAGATAG
- the LOC110871708 gene encoding uncharacterized protein LOC110871708 isoform X1 produces MQRTVQLFCPSLSKAVQLVARDDQRLDLGSIARSFALDPATVKLNGHFISRGVDFIASSVTWKSLISFFSSRGLSTGTAGSAALVVDGKISKSGCKRANDPVNGITSTSDARYSNINRKPLFEDSNSKDVDSESNAFSLKRKQEDASCSLKRLKLDESVSGLGMKEHTWPSKTRFTCSFLGVNMKRRREDETVLPASCKKCR; encoded by the exons ATGCAGAGAACGGTGCAGCTATTCTGCCCGTCGTTATCCAAGGCGGTGCAGCTGGTGGCGCGTGACGATCAGAGGCTCGATCTCGGCTCTATTGCCCGCTCATTCGCCCTTGATCCTGCTACTGTCAAGTTAAACGGCCACTTCATTAGCAGAGGTGTCGACTTTATCGCTTCTTCCGTCACCTGGAAATCCTTAATTTCCTTTTTCTCTTCACGAGGACTCTCCACCGGTACTGCTGGCTCTGCCGCTCTCGTTGTTGATGGCAAGATATCGAAATCCGGTTGTAAAA GAGCAAACGATCCGGTGAACGGGATTACCAGCACAAGCGATGCGAGATACAGTAACATCAACAGAAAACCACTTTTTGAGGATTCAAACTCAAAAG ATGTTGATAGTGAAAGTAATGCATTCAGTTTGAAGAGAAAGCAAGAAGATGCAAGTTGTTCTCTTAAAAGGCTGAAATTAGACGAATCAG TTTCAGGTTTGGGAATGAAAGAACATACTTGGCCTTCCAAAACACGATTCACATGCAGTTTTCTTGGCGTAAATATGAAACGGAGGAGAGAGGATGAAACTGTTCTCCCAGCCTCTTGCAAAAAATGTAGATAG